In Primulina huaijiensis isolate GDHJ02 chromosome 6, ASM1229523v2, whole genome shotgun sequence, a single window of DNA contains:
- the LOC140979861 gene encoding vacuolar-processing enzyme-like gives MMIRYAASVTYIFVLISILALADGRDNLVKLPPQARRFLGARVSEANASDANDSVGTKWAVLIAGSSEYYNYRHQADVCHAYQILKKGGLKDENIVVFMYDDIAYNVENPRRGVIINHPDGKDVYQGVPKDYVGDDVTAENFLSVILGNKNAVKGGSGKVVNSGPNDHVFIYYADHGGPGVLGMPAGPSLFADDLIHVLKKKHASGSYKSMVFYLEACDAGSIFEGLLPEGLNIYATTASDPHESSYGTYCPGGDPTPPPEYETCLGDMYSVAWMEDSDKNIQTETLKQQYQRVKKRAADKKYEPDISHVMQYGDLKLSPDKLSTYLGSNPVTDAHTSADENSLSPFPPSRSVNQRDADLLLFWDKFRKAPEGSARKLEAQKQLAEAMEYRSHVDSSMKLIGELLFGTTKGPEVLNTVRLDGRPLVDDWDCLKSLVRTYETHCGSLSKYGMKHMRSLANICNAGGNSKQMAKAAARACTSFPSNPWSSLRKGFSA, from the exons ATGATGATTCGCTACGCCGCCAGTGTAACCTATATCTTTGTACTAATTTCTATCCTAGCTCTCGCCGATGGCCGGGATAATCTCGTCAAGCTTCCTCCGCAAGCACGTAGATTCTTGGGTGCTAGAGTGTCGGAGGCCAACGCCAGTGATGCCAATGATTCCGTGGGAACGAAATGGGCTGTGCTGATAGCTGGATCTTCTGAATACTATAATTACAGACACCAG GCGGATGTATGCCATGCATATCAAATCCTGAAGAAAGGTGGCCTCAAggatgaaaatattgttgttttCATGTATGATGACATTGCTTACAATGTTGAAAACCCCAGGCGTGGAGTCATTATCAATCATCCTGACGGAAAGGATGTTTATCAGGGAGTTCCAAAG GATTATGTTGGGGATGACGTTACTGCGGAAAACTTCCTTTCTGTGATTCTTGGGAACAAGAACGCGGTTAAAGGAGGTAGTGGGAAGGTCGTGAACAGCGGTCCAAATGATCATGTATTCATATACTATGCTGATCATGGTGGTCCAGGGGTTCTTG GGATGCCTGCCGGTCCTTCCCTTTTTGCGGATGATCTGATCCATGTTTTGAAAAAGAAGCACGCTTCTGGATCATATAAGAGCATG GTATTTTACCTTGAAGCTTGTGATGCTGGAAGTATATTTGAGGGTCTTCTTCCTGAAGGCTTAAATATATACGCAACCACTGCTTCAGATCCACATGAGAGTAGCTATGGAACTTACTGTCCTGGAGGAGATCCTACTCCTCCCCCTGAGTATGAAACCTGCTTGGGTGACATGTATAGTGTTGCCTGGATGGAGGACAG TGACAAAAATATCCAGACCGAAACCTTGAAGCAACAATATCAACGG GTCAAGAAAAGAGCTGCTGATAAAAAGTATGAGCCCGACATCTCCCATGTCATGCAATATGGTGATCTTAAGCTTAGTCCCGATAAACTTTCCACGTATTTGGGTTCAAATCCTGTAACTGATGCTCACACTTCTGCGGATGAAAATTCTCTGAGCCCCTTCCCACCTTCAAGATCTGTCAACCAGAGAGATGCTGATCTTTTACTCTTTTGGGATAAG TTCCGTAAAGCTCCTGAAGGCTCTGCGAGAAAACTCGAAGCCCAAAAGCAGCTGGCCGAAGCTATGGAGTACCGATCTCATGTCGACAGCAGCATGAAACTCATTGGAGAACTTCTTTTCGGAACAACCAAGGGTCCTGAAGTGCTGAACACTGTTCGACTTGATGGACGACCTCTTGTTGATGATTGGGATTGCCTCAAGTCATTG GTTAGAACATATGAGACGCACTGTGGATCCCTGTCCAAATACGGTATGAAACACATGCGCTCTCTGGCCAACATCTGCAATGCTGGCGGGAATAGCAAGCAGATGGCGAAGGCGGCAGCACGAGCCTGCACCAGCTTCCCTTCTAATCCTTGGAGCTCCCTTCGCAAGGGATTCAGTGCTTAA
- the LOC140979862 gene encoding uncharacterized protein — protein MKNHVNITGRDGFLLGPEARSAPSTSPGFVLQWGNRKRQRCTKAQVKEHGVDKGPSGSGPVHRGTTLVNRRVVRSDPNNSERYPNSHQLKNRGAGKSDGGGNGHLNLRQRPASPSHRPPRNCASSTGMRGQSNGVRGLVSPDRGDKKGGVGGNFHINKNNNCTDNNDNHHHHKGGGVGSGSPETDHGGRKGGLSSGVAGMTALWLPKFVIPLTNKEKEEDFMAIKGSKLPQRPKKRAKCIQRTLNLVSPGAWLCDLTLERYEVRENKVSKKRPRGLKAMCNMESESD, from the exons ATGAAGAACCATGTAAATATCACTGGCAGAGACGGGTTTTTACTCGGACCTGAAGCTAGGTCAGCTCCGTCGACGTCGCCTGGCTTCGTGTTGCAGTGGGGGAACCGGAAAAGGCAACGGTGCACAAAGGCCCAGGTGAAGGAGCATGGCGTTGATAAGGGACCGTCCGGTTCGGGACCGGTTCATCGTGGAACGACCCTGGTCAACAGAAGGGTAGTTAGATCGGATCCGAATAATAGTGAGAGGTATCCGAATTCGCATCAGCTGAAAAATCGTGGTGCTGGCAAGAGTGACGGCGGTGGAAATGGACATCTAAATCTCCGCCAGCGGCCGGCTTCTCCATCCCATCGACCTCCGAG GAATTGCGCGAGTTCAACTGGTATGAGGGGACAGAGCAATGGAGTGAGGGGATTGGTTTCCCCCGATAGAGGTGACAAGAAAGGAGGTGTTGGTGGCAATTTTCACATAAACAAGAATAATAACTGTACTGATAATAATGACAATCACCACCACCACAAAGGCGGCGGCGTCGGTTCTGGGTCACCGGAGACAGATCACGGCGGCAGAAAAGGAGGGTTATCCTCCGGTGTGGCAGGGATGACTGCCTTGTGGCTGCCTAAGTTTGTGATACCCTTGACAAATAAGGAGAAAGAAGAAGATTTTATGGCAATCAAAGGGTCCAAGCTCCCTCAAAGACCCAAGAAGCGAGCAAAGTGTATTCAACGCACTCTCAAT CTTGTAAGTCCAGGTGCATGGTTATGCGATTTAACCCTAGAAAGATATGAAGTCCGAGAGAACAAAGTTTCCAAGAAG AGGCCAAGAGGGTTGAAGGCGATGTGCAACATGGAATCGGAGTCGGATTAG
- the LOC140979864 gene encoding glycosyltransferase BC10-like, producing MEEGKDPNVVNRVGHSRVLPHRLLRLLVPFLVLCFTFSVVSIYMIRYFGAYNTEAISRPRLVPCPEEGTNLDNWIKPPSDAMHGMSDKELFWRASLVPRVKKYPFERVPKIAFMFLTKGPLPLFPLWERFFKGHEGLYSIYIHSLPTFKADFPSSSVFYARQIPSQVSEWGKMSMCDAERRLLANALLDISNERFVLLSESCIPLYNFTTIYNYLTRSKYSFIGAFDDHGPYGRGRYSYNMLPEVNITQWRKGSQWFELNRKLALFVIEDTKFYPKFSEFCKPHCYVDEHYFPTMLTIRVPNLLANRSITWVDWSRGGAHPATFGSTDITEEFMKRVLEGMECSYNDNCSSVCHLFARKFSPSALEPLFLLAPKFLGF from the exons ATGGAAGAAGGTAAGGATCCTAATGTCGTGAACCGGGTAGGCCATTCTAGGGTTTTGCCACACAGATTGCTTCGATTGCTTGTACCTTTTCTTGTTCTGTGTTTTACATTCTCTGTAGTTAGTATCTACATGATTAGATATTTTGGAGCTTATAATACAGAGGCTATTTCGAGGCCTAGATTGGTGCCCTGCCCTGAAGAAGGGACAAATTTAGACAATTGGATCAAGCCGCCTTCTGATGCAATGCACGGAATGAGTGACAAGGAGTTGTTTTGGAGAGCATCATTGGTACCACGAGTCAAGAAATATCCATTTGAAAGGGTTCCAAAGATTGCGTTCATGTTCTTGACTAAAGGGCCATTGCCATTATTTCCTCTTTGGGAGAGGTTTTTCAAGGGGCATGAGGGGCTGTATTCCATCTATATTCATTCCCTACCGACTTTTAAGGCTGATTTCCCTTCATCATCCGTGTTTTATGCGAGGCAAATACCGAGTCAG GTCTCGGAATGGGGAAAGATGAGTATGTGTGATGCCGAGAGAAGACTTCTTGCTAATGCCTTACTTGACATTTCCAATGAACGATTCGTCCTGCTCTCTGAATCTTGCATCCCCCTTTACAATTTCACAACAATCTACAACTACTTAACAAGGTCCAAATATAGTTTCATCGGTGCATTTGATGACCACGGGCCATATGGGAGAGGACGATACAGCTACAACATGTTACCAGAGGTTAACATTACCCAATGGCGCAAAGGATCTCAATGGTTTGAACTCAACCGAAAACTGGCTCTCTTTGTCATCGAGGACACAAAATTCTACCCAAAATTTTCGGAGTTCTGCAAACCACACTGCTACGTTGATGAACATTATTTTCCGACCATGTTGACAATTCGTGTGCCAAATCTCTTGGCAAACCGAAGCATAACTTGGGTAGACTGGTCAAGGGGTGGGGCCCATCCAGCGACATTTGGCAGCACAGATATCACGGAGGAATTCATGAAGAGGGTTCTTGAAGGGATGGAGTGCTCATACAATGATAATTGCTCTTCAGTATGTCATCTTTTTGCAAGAAAGTTCTCACCAAGTGCATTGGAACCATTATTCCTGTTGGCACCAAAGTTCTTGGGATTTTGA